One Acinetobacter pullicarnis genomic region harbors:
- the narJ gene encoding nitrate reductase molybdenum cofactor assembly chaperone, with protein MNKFKLLSVLLAYPSAELQQAVAEDFVPLLKDLPEWESKLSPLMQYLSNTDLIDIQEYYVHTFDRTPTHSLHLFEHLHGENRDRGDAMLNLLHEYQKSGFEPTGFELPDYLPLFLEFLSMQSEQHAAELLGEAVHVIGYISQKLAANQSNYAPVFELIVSLSPIAPKELSVSPVKDMDEALELFGPNAQGVEPLLTPKHQDVQIVNIAPRRMMSNSSGVKS; from the coding sequence ATGAATAAATTTAAATTACTTTCAGTTCTGCTCGCTTATCCAAGTGCTGAACTTCAACAAGCGGTTGCTGAAGATTTTGTGCCTTTGCTGAAAGATCTGCCGGAATGGGAAAGCAAACTGAGCCCATTAATGCAATATCTAAGCAACACTGATTTGATCGATATTCAAGAATATTATGTGCATACCTTTGACCGCACCCCGACCCACTCCCTACATTTGTTTGAACATTTGCATGGCGAAAATCGTGATCGTGGTGATGCCATGTTGAATCTGCTGCATGAATATCAAAAGTCAGGCTTTGAACCCACAGGCTTTGAGCTGCCTGATTATCTGCCTTTGTTTTTAGAGTTTCTCTCGATGCAAAGCGAACAGCATGCAGCCGAACTGTTGGGTGAGGCGGTGCATGTCATTGGTTATATCAGTCAGAAACTAGCAGCCAATCAATCAAATTACGCGCCCGTTTTCGAGTTAATTGTGAGTTTATCGCCTATCGCCCCCAAAGAACTGAGCGTATCTCCAGTCAAAGATATGGATGAAGCACTCGAACTTTTTGGACCCAATGCACAAGGCGTAGAACCCCTGTTAACGCCTAAGCATCAGGATGTTCAAATCGTAAACATTGCTCCTCGCCGCATGATGTCTAATTCTTCAGGAGTAAAATCATGA